A genomic stretch from Flavobacteriales bacterium includes:
- a CDS encoding sigma-70 family RNA polymerase sigma factor, whose translation MTESADKRLLEQFRDPSSRNLAFSELVNHYQERLYWHIRRIVIDHDDADDVLQNTFIKAFKNLERFREDSQLYTWLYRIATNESISFLKSKRRNIFVSLDDVSHALSSKLEADPQLSGDAIQMKLQKAILTLPTKQRMVFNMKYFDEMKYEDMAEVTGTSVGALKASYHHAVKKIEAYMKQQF comes from the coding sequence ATGACCGAAAGTGCGGACAAACGACTGTTGGAGCAATTCAGAGACCCTTCGTCTCGGAATTTGGCCTTCAGTGAGCTGGTCAACCACTATCAGGAACGGCTTTATTGGCACATCCGCAGAATCGTCATCGACCATGATGACGCGGATGACGTGCTGCAGAACACCTTCATCAAGGCATTCAAAAATCTGGAACGATTTCGCGAGGACAGTCAACTTTATACTTGGCTGTATCGGATTGCGACCAACGAAAGCATCAGTTTTCTGAAGAGCAAAAGGCGCAACATTTTCGTTTCGTTGGATGATGTCTCGCATGCACTTTCCAGCAAGTTGGAAGCCGACCCGCAATTGAGTGGAGATGCCATTCAAATGAAGTTGCAGAAAGCAATTCTCACCTTGCCGACCAAGCAACGAATGGTCTTCAACATGAAGTATTTTGATGAGATGAAGTATGAGGACATGGCGGAGGTCACAGGTACTTCGGTGGGCGCGCTGAAAGCTTCGTACCATCATGCCGTCAAGAAAATTGAGGCGTACATGAAACAGCAGTTTTAG
- a CDS encoding citrate synthase encodes MSETAEIRVGDQVIELPVVTGTENEKGIDIRKLRDQTGLITFDSGYKNTGATSSAITFLDGEKGILRYRGYPIEQLAEKSTFLEVAYLLIYGELPSKAEFTAWSEKITRHTLIHEDMKEFFEAFPRKAHPMGVLASNLISLSTFYPESLDPDREDEKVDLTIIRLIAKISTIAAWSHKNSVGHPVVYPRNKYNYTENFLNMMFSVPTEDYEPDPVVVKALDQLLILHADHEQNCSTSTVRIVGSSRANLYASIAAGVSALWGPLHGGANQAVIEMLENIQADGGGMQKWIDKAKDKDDPFRIMGFGHRVYKNFDPRATIIKKSCDDVLEKLGINDPILDLAKQLEEVALNDDYFKSRNLYPNVDFYSGIIYKAIGIPTEMFTVMFAMGRLPGWIAQWKEMMANKEPIGRPRQIYTGENERPYQPLSSR; translated from the coding sequence ATGAGTGAGACAGCCGAGATTCGCGTAGGAGATCAAGTGATAGAACTTCCCGTTGTCACCGGGACGGAAAACGAAAAAGGAATCGACATCCGTAAACTGCGTGACCAGACCGGGCTGATCACATTCGATAGCGGATACAAGAACACAGGTGCTACAAGTAGTGCCATCACTTTCCTTGATGGTGAAAAGGGGATTTTGCGATACCGTGGCTATCCGATCGAGCAGTTGGCTGAGAAGTCAACGTTTTTGGAAGTTGCTTACCTGTTGATCTATGGTGAATTGCCAAGCAAGGCCGAGTTCACGGCTTGGAGTGAGAAGATCACGCGCCACACACTCATTCATGAAGATATGAAGGAGTTCTTCGAGGCGTTCCCTCGCAAGGCGCATCCAATGGGAGTTCTTGCTTCGAATCTGATCTCACTTTCAACGTTCTATCCGGAAAGTCTGGATCCAGACCGTGAGGATGAAAAAGTGGATCTCACCATTATCAGATTGATCGCCAAGATCAGCACCATTGCTGCTTGGTCTCACAAAAATTCGGTCGGTCATCCGGTTGTTTATCCAAGAAACAAATACAATTACACGGAGAACTTCCTGAACATGATGTTCTCTGTACCAACAGAAGACTACGAACCAGACCCGGTTGTAGTGAAAGCACTGGATCAACTGTTGATCCTTCATGCCGATCACGAGCAGAACTGTTCTACTTCAACCGTAAGAATCGTTGGTTCTTCAAGAGCGAACCTTTATGCGTCTATCGCAGCAGGTGTTTCTGCCCTTTGGGGACCGCTTCACGGTGGAGCAAACCAAGCGGTTATCGAAATGTTGGAGAACATCCAAGCTGATGGCGGTGGCATGCAAAAGTGGATCGATAAAGCGAAAGACAAGGACGATCCGTTCCGAATCATGGGCTTCGGTCACCGCGTGTACAAGAACTTCGACCCACGCGCTACCATCATCAAGAAATCGTGTGATGACGTGTTGGAGAAACTGGGCATCAACGACCCGATTCTTGATCTTGCCAAACAATTGGAGGAAGTGGCCTTGAACGATGATTACTTCAAGTCAAGAAACCTGTACCCGAACGTTGATTTCTACTCAGGAATCATCTACAAGGCAATCGGAATTCCAACGGAGATGTTCACGGTGATGTTTGCGATGGGACGTCTACCAGGCTGGATCGCTCAATGGAAGGAAATGATGGCGAACAAAGAGCCGATCGGTCGTCCGCGTCAGATCTATACTGGCGAGAATGAGCGTCCTTACCAGCCGCTTTCAAGCAGATAA